A window from Lagopus muta isolate bLagMut1 chromosome 5, bLagMut1 primary, whole genome shotgun sequence encodes these proteins:
- the GPSM2 gene encoding G-protein-signaling modulator 2 isoform X1, whose product MEESNVLISMREDQSFHVRYRMEASCLELALEGERLCKAGDCRAGVSFFEAAVQVGTEDLKTLSAIYSQLGNAYFYLHEYAKALEYHHHDLTLARTIGDLVGEAKASGNLGNTLKVLGNFEEAIVCCQRHLDISRELNDKVGEARALYNLGNVYHSKGKNVACAGTHDPGELPEDVKNALQKAVNYYEENLTIVTELGDRAAQGRAFGNLGNTHYLLGNFRSAVLAHEQRLLIAKEFGDRSAERRAYSNLGNAYIFLGEFETASEYYKRTLQLARQLKDRAVEAQACYSLGNTYTLLQDYEKAIDYHLKHLVIAQELNDKIGEGRACWSLGNAYTALGNHDQAMHFAERHLEISREVGDRSGELTARLNLSDLQMVLGLSYSTNTSMMSESHAVDNSLNGTRPRVGRRHSMENMELMKLTPEKVQNWNSEILAKQKPLIAKPSAKLHFVNRLKGKKYKNGTTSKVLQDASNSIDHRLPSSQRRNSRETVADEGFFDLLSRFQSNRMDDQRCHFQEKNRFSAASVATSSTPPKTIRKSFSASVVSPHTDDFLDLLASSQSRRLDDQRASFSNLPGLRLNHRTSPSVLGHLMASNNRELDEDFFDILIKCQGSRLDDQRCAPPSSAKGPTVPDEDFFSLIVRSQAKRMDEQRVHLPSAIKGPSSS is encoded by the exons ATGGAGGAAAGTAATGTTTTGATAAGCATGCGAGAAGATCAGTCTTTCCATGTGCGATACAG GATGGAGGCTTCTTGCCTGGAGCTGGCTTTGGAAGGTGAGCGCCTGTGTAAAGCAGGAGATTGCCGAGCTGGTGTGTCTTTCTTTGAAGCAGCTGTTCAGGTTGGAACCGAAGACTTAAAAACACTCAGTGCTATTTACAGCCAGCTAGGCAATGCCTACTTCTACTTGCATGAATATGCAAAGGCCTTGGAATACCATCACCATGATTTAACTCTTGCAAG GACAATTGGAGATTTGGTGGGAGAAGCTAAAGCTAGTGGAAATCTGGGCAACACCTTGAAGGTACTCGGAAACTTTGAAGAAGCTATTGTTTGTTGTCAGAGACATCTGGATATTTCCAGAGAGCTTAATGATAAG GTTGGAGAAGCAAGAGCACTGTATAATCTGGGAAATGTTTATCACTCTAAAGGGAAAAATGTGGCTTGTGCTGGAACACATGATCCAGGGGAGCTTCCAGAGGATgtgaaaaatgctttgcaaaaagCTGTAAATTACTATGA GGAAAACCTGACAATAGTCACAGAGCTGGGTGACAGAGCAGCACAAGGACGTGCCTTTGGAAATCTGGGAAACACACACTATCTTCTGGGCAACTTCAGGAGTGCAGTTTTAGCCCATGAGCAG cGTCTCCTAATTGCAAAAGAATTTGGTGATAGATCAGCTGAAAGAAGAGCATACAGCAATCTTGGAAATGCCTACATATTCCTGGGTGAATTTGAAACCGCTTCTGAATACTACAA GAGGACATTACAGCTGGCTAGGCAGCTTAAGGATAGAGCTGTGGAAGCACAGGCCTGCTACAGCCTTGGAAACACATACACTCTGCTTCAAGACTATGAGAAAGCAATTGATTATCATTTGAAACACCTTGTGATTGCTCAGGAATTAAATGACAA AATTGGTGAAGGAAGAGCATGCTGGAGTTTAGGGAATGCATATACTGCTCTGGGCAATCATGACCAAGCTATGCACTTTGCTGAGAGGCACCTGGAGATCTCCAGAGAG GTAGGAGATAGAAGTGGGGAACTCACTGCTAGACTGAATCTCTCAGATCTTCAAATGGTTCTTGGATTAAGCTATAGCACAAACACCTCCATGATGTCAGAAAGCCACGCGGTAGATAACAGTCTGAATG gTACCCGGCCAAGGGTGGGACGTCGTCACAGTATGGAGAACATGGAACTTATGAAATTAACACCAGAAAAG gtTCAGAACTGGAACAGTGAGATTCTTGCTAAACAGAAACCACTCATTGCCAAACCTTCAGCAAAATTGCATTTTGTAAATCGACTCAAAGGCAAAAAGTATAAAAATGGCACCACTTCCAAAGTTCTGCAGGATGCCAGTAATTCTATTGACCACCGCCTTCCCAGCTCTCAGAGG AGAAACAGTCGAGAAACAGTGGCAGATGAAGGGTTCTTTGATCTGCTGAGCCGATTCCAGAGTAACAGGATGGATGATCAGAGATGCCACTTCCAGGAGAAGAACAGATTCTCAGCTGCTTCAGTAGCAACGTCCTCTACTCCACCTAAAACAATAcgaaaat CCTTTTCTGCTTCCGTAGTCTCACCCCACACTGATGACTTTCTGGATTTACTTGCGAGCTCACAGAGCCGCCGCCTCGATGACCAGCGCGCCAGCTTTAGCAATCTGCCTGGCCTTCGTCTTAACCACCGCACCAGTCCGTCTGTGCTGGGCCACTTAATGGCCAGTAACAACAGAGAGCTAGATGAGGACTTCTTTGATATATTAATCAAATGCCAG GGTTCCAGACTGGATGATCAAAGATGTGCTCCTCCATCATCTGCAAAAGGACCAACTGTACCAGATGAGGACTTTTTCAGCCTCATTGTACGATCCCAAGCTAAGAGAATGGATGAACAGAGAGTCCACTTACCCTCTGCTATAAAAGGACCGAGTTCTAGCTGA
- the GPSM2 gene encoding G-protein-signaling modulator 2 isoform X2 produces the protein MEASCLELALEGERLCKAGDCRAGVSFFEAAVQVGTEDLKTLSAIYSQLGNAYFYLHEYAKALEYHHHDLTLARTIGDLVGEAKASGNLGNTLKVLGNFEEAIVCCQRHLDISRELNDKVGEARALYNLGNVYHSKGKNVACAGTHDPGELPEDVKNALQKAVNYYEENLTIVTELGDRAAQGRAFGNLGNTHYLLGNFRSAVLAHEQRLLIAKEFGDRSAERRAYSNLGNAYIFLGEFETASEYYKRTLQLARQLKDRAVEAQACYSLGNTYTLLQDYEKAIDYHLKHLVIAQELNDKIGEGRACWSLGNAYTALGNHDQAMHFAERHLEISREVGDRSGELTARLNLSDLQMVLGLSYSTNTSMMSESHAVDNSLNGTRPRVGRRHSMENMELMKLTPEKVQNWNSEILAKQKPLIAKPSAKLHFVNRLKGKKYKNGTTSKVLQDASNSIDHRLPSSQRRNSRETVADEGFFDLLSRFQSNRMDDQRCHFQEKNRFSAASVATSSTPPKTIRKSFSASVVSPHTDDFLDLLASSQSRRLDDQRASFSNLPGLRLNHRTSPSVLGHLMASNNRELDEDFFDILIKCQGSRLDDQRCAPPSSAKGPTVPDEDFFSLIVRSQAKRMDEQRVHLPSAIKGPSSS, from the exons ATGGAGGCTTCTTGCCTGGAGCTGGCTTTGGAAGGTGAGCGCCTGTGTAAAGCAGGAGATTGCCGAGCTGGTGTGTCTTTCTTTGAAGCAGCTGTTCAGGTTGGAACCGAAGACTTAAAAACACTCAGTGCTATTTACAGCCAGCTAGGCAATGCCTACTTCTACTTGCATGAATATGCAAAGGCCTTGGAATACCATCACCATGATTTAACTCTTGCAAG GACAATTGGAGATTTGGTGGGAGAAGCTAAAGCTAGTGGAAATCTGGGCAACACCTTGAAGGTACTCGGAAACTTTGAAGAAGCTATTGTTTGTTGTCAGAGACATCTGGATATTTCCAGAGAGCTTAATGATAAG GTTGGAGAAGCAAGAGCACTGTATAATCTGGGAAATGTTTATCACTCTAAAGGGAAAAATGTGGCTTGTGCTGGAACACATGATCCAGGGGAGCTTCCAGAGGATgtgaaaaatgctttgcaaaaagCTGTAAATTACTATGA GGAAAACCTGACAATAGTCACAGAGCTGGGTGACAGAGCAGCACAAGGACGTGCCTTTGGAAATCTGGGAAACACACACTATCTTCTGGGCAACTTCAGGAGTGCAGTTTTAGCCCATGAGCAG cGTCTCCTAATTGCAAAAGAATTTGGTGATAGATCAGCTGAAAGAAGAGCATACAGCAATCTTGGAAATGCCTACATATTCCTGGGTGAATTTGAAACCGCTTCTGAATACTACAA GAGGACATTACAGCTGGCTAGGCAGCTTAAGGATAGAGCTGTGGAAGCACAGGCCTGCTACAGCCTTGGAAACACATACACTCTGCTTCAAGACTATGAGAAAGCAATTGATTATCATTTGAAACACCTTGTGATTGCTCAGGAATTAAATGACAA AATTGGTGAAGGAAGAGCATGCTGGAGTTTAGGGAATGCATATACTGCTCTGGGCAATCATGACCAAGCTATGCACTTTGCTGAGAGGCACCTGGAGATCTCCAGAGAG GTAGGAGATAGAAGTGGGGAACTCACTGCTAGACTGAATCTCTCAGATCTTCAAATGGTTCTTGGATTAAGCTATAGCACAAACACCTCCATGATGTCAGAAAGCCACGCGGTAGATAACAGTCTGAATG gTACCCGGCCAAGGGTGGGACGTCGTCACAGTATGGAGAACATGGAACTTATGAAATTAACACCAGAAAAG gtTCAGAACTGGAACAGTGAGATTCTTGCTAAACAGAAACCACTCATTGCCAAACCTTCAGCAAAATTGCATTTTGTAAATCGACTCAAAGGCAAAAAGTATAAAAATGGCACCACTTCCAAAGTTCTGCAGGATGCCAGTAATTCTATTGACCACCGCCTTCCCAGCTCTCAGAGG AGAAACAGTCGAGAAACAGTGGCAGATGAAGGGTTCTTTGATCTGCTGAGCCGATTCCAGAGTAACAGGATGGATGATCAGAGATGCCACTTCCAGGAGAAGAACAGATTCTCAGCTGCTTCAGTAGCAACGTCCTCTACTCCACCTAAAACAATAcgaaaat CCTTTTCTGCTTCCGTAGTCTCACCCCACACTGATGACTTTCTGGATTTACTTGCGAGCTCACAGAGCCGCCGCCTCGATGACCAGCGCGCCAGCTTTAGCAATCTGCCTGGCCTTCGTCTTAACCACCGCACCAGTCCGTCTGTGCTGGGCCACTTAATGGCCAGTAACAACAGAGAGCTAGATGAGGACTTCTTTGATATATTAATCAAATGCCAG GGTTCCAGACTGGATGATCAAAGATGTGCTCCTCCATCATCTGCAAAAGGACCAACTGTACCAGATGAGGACTTTTTCAGCCTCATTGTACGATCCCAAGCTAAGAGAATGGATGAACAGAGAGTCCACTTACCCTCTGCTATAAAAGGACCGAGTTCTAGCTGA
- the CLCC1 gene encoding chloride channel CLIC-like protein 1 isoform X1, with product MLVLVLCAAVLAGGRAQDDDWIDPTDMLNYDAASGTMRRPYKVNYHDSEDKTVDGIINENLSSCSREVDSLQRKIAECENRNAKSRESRSFYIFKRYLNKILNEARKLGLPEGNMDQVHYDAEIILTKQTHLEILRFLQEEAWQPGAVDDALSNILINFKHHDYKAWHWRFEDTFGIDLYNVFMILLCLVCVVIIIATELWTRIHWFVQLKRVLLISFLISFAWNWLYLYKRAFAQHQAEIAKMGQFDNICAEKLDWRESLIGWLRRQWTFQDDPCQKYYETLLVNPVLLVPPTKALAITFTTFVTEPLKHVGQGIGEFIRALMKEIPLILQVPVLIMMALLILAFCYGAASSLSAIRYLMPSQKKRLPLPDGQQEEIDFSQYDGSKSDGCYSQKTPSIYRGHYNRGDVQMRRGNSSSSLDVLHASGEPDTRVEESQKPEAGNRFHPEAEIRRLEPSPAATHTGEKALEHQKQWTDKAEEETAKSSDPNRNEEGQSCAVGPAEERKSSTCESQEGD from the exons atgctggtgctggtgctgtgcGCCGCCGTGCTGGCGGGAGGCCGGGCCCAGGACGACGACTGGATCGACCCCACCGATATGCTCAACTACGACGCGGCGTCGGGAACGATGAGAAGGCCTTACAAG GTAAACTATCATGATTCTGAGGATAAGACAGTGGATGGAATCATCAATGAAAACTTATCAAGTTGTTCCAGGGAAGTGGATTCTTTGCAGCGGAAG ATTGCAGAATGTGAGAACAGGAATGCCAAATCTCGTGAAAGCCGgagcttttatatttttaagcgGTACTTGAATAAGATTTTAAATGAAGCTAGGAAACTTGGCCTT CCCGAGGGAAACATGGACCAAGTGCATTATGATGCTGAGATTATCCTCACAAAACAGACACATCTGGAGATCCTCCGGTTCCTGCAGGAGGAAGCGTGGCAGCCAGGTGCTGTGGATGATGCACTTAGCAATATTTTGATCAATTTTAAGCACCACGATTATAAAGCTTGGCACTGGAGATTTGAAGACACTTTTGGAATTGATCTGTATAACGTGTTTATG atactCTTGTGCTTAGTGTGTGTTGTCATTATAATAGCTACAGAGCTGTGGACACGTATCCACTGGTTTGTTCAGCTGAAACGTGTTTTATTAATAAGTTTTCTCATCAGTTTTGCATGGAATTGGCTTTACTTATATAAG CGAGCTTTTGCACAGCATCAAGCAGAAATTGCCAAAATGGGGCAGTTTGATAACATTTGTGCTGAGAAGTTGGACTGGAGAGAGAGCCTTATTG GATGGCTCAGAAGACAGTGGACATTTCAGGATGATCCATGTCAGAAGTACTATGAAACTTTGCTAGTAAACCCTGTGCTGCTGGTTCCACCAACAAAG GCATTGGCTATTACTTTTACCACCTTTGTGACTGAGCCTTTGAAGCATGTGGGACAAGGTATTGGTGAATTCATCAGAGCGCTTATGAAGGAGATACCACTGATTCTGCAGGTTCCAGTGCTAATCATGATGGCTCTGCTCATTCTG GCTTTCTGCTATGGTGCAGCATCATCACTGTCTGCAATAAGATATTTAATGCCTTCTCAGAAGAAGAGGCTTCCTCTACCTGACGGTCAGCAGGAGGAAATAGACTTCAGTCAGTATGATGGGAGTAAATCCGATGGCTGCTATTCACAGAAGACTCCTAGCATTTACAGAGGCCACTACAACAGAGGAGATGTTCAGATGAGACGTGGAAATAGCAGCAGCAGTCTTGATGTGCTGCATGCGAGTGGAGAGCCAGATACACGAGTAGAGGAGTCTCAAAAACCAGAAGCTGGT AATAGATTTCACCCTGAGGCTGAAATTCGTAGATTAGAACCTTCTCCAGCTGCAACCCATACCGGAGAAAAGGCACTTGAGCATCAGAAGCAGTGGACAGataaagcagaggaagagaCTGCGAAAAGTAGTGATCCTAACAGAAACGAGGAAGGACAAAGTTGTGCAGTGGGACCTGCTGAAGAGAGGAAGAGCAGTACGTGCGAGTCACAGGAAGGAGACTGA
- the CLCC1 gene encoding chloride channel CLIC-like protein 1 isoform X2, producing MLVLVLCAAVLAGGRAQDDDWIDPTDMLNYDAASGTMRRPYKVNYHDSEDKTVDGIINENLSSCSREVDSLQRKIAECENRNAKSRESRSFYIFKRYLNKILNEARKLGLPEGNMDQVHYDAEIILTKQTHLEILRFLQEEAWQPGAVDDALSNILINFKHHDYKAWHWRFEDTFGIDLYNVFMILLCLVCVVIIIATELWTRIHWFVQLKRVLLISFLISFAWNWLYLYKRAFAQHQAEIAKMGQFDNICAEKLDWRESLIGWLRRQWTFQDDPCQKYYETLLVNPVLLVPPTKALAITFTTFVTEPLKHVGQGIGEFIRALMKEIPLILQVPVLIMMALLILAFCYGAASSLSAIRYLMPSQKKRLPLPDGQQEEIDFSQYDGSKSDGCYSQKTPSIYRGHYNRGDVQMRRGNSSSSLDVLHASGEPDTRVEESQKPEAGISP from the exons atgctggtgctggtgctgtgcGCCGCCGTGCTGGCGGGAGGCCGGGCCCAGGACGACGACTGGATCGACCCCACCGATATGCTCAACTACGACGCGGCGTCGGGAACGATGAGAAGGCCTTACAAG GTAAACTATCATGATTCTGAGGATAAGACAGTGGATGGAATCATCAATGAAAACTTATCAAGTTGTTCCAGGGAAGTGGATTCTTTGCAGCGGAAG ATTGCAGAATGTGAGAACAGGAATGCCAAATCTCGTGAAAGCCGgagcttttatatttttaagcgGTACTTGAATAAGATTTTAAATGAAGCTAGGAAACTTGGCCTT CCCGAGGGAAACATGGACCAAGTGCATTATGATGCTGAGATTATCCTCACAAAACAGACACATCTGGAGATCCTCCGGTTCCTGCAGGAGGAAGCGTGGCAGCCAGGTGCTGTGGATGATGCACTTAGCAATATTTTGATCAATTTTAAGCACCACGATTATAAAGCTTGGCACTGGAGATTTGAAGACACTTTTGGAATTGATCTGTATAACGTGTTTATG atactCTTGTGCTTAGTGTGTGTTGTCATTATAATAGCTACAGAGCTGTGGACACGTATCCACTGGTTTGTTCAGCTGAAACGTGTTTTATTAATAAGTTTTCTCATCAGTTTTGCATGGAATTGGCTTTACTTATATAAG CGAGCTTTTGCACAGCATCAAGCAGAAATTGCCAAAATGGGGCAGTTTGATAACATTTGTGCTGAGAAGTTGGACTGGAGAGAGAGCCTTATTG GATGGCTCAGAAGACAGTGGACATTTCAGGATGATCCATGTCAGAAGTACTATGAAACTTTGCTAGTAAACCCTGTGCTGCTGGTTCCACCAACAAAG GCATTGGCTATTACTTTTACCACCTTTGTGACTGAGCCTTTGAAGCATGTGGGACAAGGTATTGGTGAATTCATCAGAGCGCTTATGAAGGAGATACCACTGATTCTGCAGGTTCCAGTGCTAATCATGATGGCTCTGCTCATTCTG GCTTTCTGCTATGGTGCAGCATCATCACTGTCTGCAATAAGATATTTAATGCCTTCTCAGAAGAAGAGGCTTCCTCTACCTGACGGTCAGCAGGAGGAAATAGACTTCAGTCAGTATGATGGGAGTAAATCCGATGGCTGCTATTCACAGAAGACTCCTAGCATTTACAGAGGCCACTACAACAGAGGAGATGTTCAGATGAGACGTGGAAATAGCAGCAGCAGTCTTGATGTGCTGCATGCGAGTGGAGAGCCAGATACACGAGTAGAGGAGTCTCAAAAACCAGAAGCTGGT ATTTCACCCTGA
- the WDR47 gene encoding WD repeat-containing protein 47, with translation MTAEETVNVKEAEIIKLILDFLNSRKLHISMLALEKESGVINGLFSDDMLFLRQLILDGQWDEVLQFIQPLECMEKFDKKRFRYIIMKQKFLEALCVNNAMSAEDEPQHLEFTMREAVQCLHALEEYCPSKEDYSKLCLLLTLPRLTNHAEFKDWNPSTARVHCFEEACVMVAEFIPADRKLSEAGFKASNNRLFQLVMKGLLYECCVEFCQSKATGEEITESEVLLGIDLLCGNGCDDLDLSLLSWLQNLPATVFSCAFEQKMLNIHVDKLLKPTKAAYADLLTPLISKLSPYPSSPMRRPQSADAYMTRSLNPALDGLSCGLTNHEKRVTDLGTKTSPMSHSFANFHYPGVQNLSRSLMLENTECHSIFEESPERDTPVEPQHPIGSEALSQSLVLENEPVTGAQSQGSAKQEKNELRDSTEQFQEYYRQRLRYQQHLEQKEQQRQLYQQMLLEGGVNQEDGPDQQQNLTEQFLNRSIQKLGELNIGMDSLGNDVQTLSQQCNGSKGNASTSLASNVTSDAAQRMPTDGQSVSTSTPRKHGSANQIPFPEESPVQGNQIVSEHAVAQPQLEDSSGNLNRTRGDEDDKSKKQFICINTLEDTQAVRAVAFHPSGSLYAVGSNSKTLRVCAYPEVIDPSAYNTPKQPVVRFKRNKHHKGSIYCVAWSPCGQLLATGSNDKYVKVLPFNAETCNATGPDLEFSMHDGTIRDLAFMEGPESGGAILISAGAGDCNIYTTDCQRGQGLHALSGHTGHILALYTWSGWMIASGSQDKTVRFWDLRVPSCVRVVGTTFHGTGSAVASVAVDPSGRLLATGQEDSSCMLYDIRGGRMVQSYHPHASDVRSVRFSPGAHYLLTGSYDMKIKVTDLQGDLTKQLPLMVVGEHKDKVIQCRWHTQDLSFLSSSADRTVTLWTYNG, from the exons ATGACGGCTGAAGAAACAGTGAATGttaaagaagctgaaataattAAACTGATACTAGATTTTCTGAACTCAAGGAAGCTTCATATCAGTATGCTGGCGCTTGAGAAAGAAAGCGGGGTCATTAATGGCCTGTTTTCAGATGACATGCTGTTCTTAAG GCAGTTGATTCTTGATGGTCAGTGGGATGAGGTTCTTCAATTTATTCAGCCTCTCGAATGTATGGAAAAATTCGACAAGAAAAG ATTTCGTTACATAATTATGAAGCAGAAGTTCTTGGAGGCCTTATGTGTAAACAATGCAATGTCAGCAGAAGACGAGCCTCAGCAT CTGGAATTCACCATGCGAGAGGCTGTGCAGTGCCTACATGCGTTAGAAGAATATTGCCCCTCTAAGGAAGACTACAGCAAACTCTGCTTGCTGCTCACGTTGCCTCGCTTGACCAACCATGCAGAATTCAAAGACTGGAATCCCAGCACGGCGCGGGTGCACTGCTTTGAAGAAGCTTGTGTCATGGTGGCAGAGTTCATTCCCGCTGATAGGAAACTGAGCGAGGCTGGTTTCAAAGCAAGTAACAATCGTTTATTTCAGCTTGTAATGAAGGGGTTGCTTTATGAATGTTGTGTGGAGTTCTGTCAGAGTAAAGCAACAGgagaagaaattacagaaagtgAAGTATTGCTGGGCATCGATCTCTTATGTGGTAATGGGTGTGATGATTTGGACCTTAGCTTGTTATCGTGGCTACAGAACCTGCCAGCTActgttttttcctgtgcttttgaACAGAAGATGCTTAATATTCATGTTGATAAACTCCTCAAGCCTACAAAAGCTGCATATGCTGATCTTTTGACACCTCTTATTAGCAAACTTTCTCCATACCCATCCTCCCCAATGAGGCGGCCTCAGTCAGCCGATGCTTACATGACCCGCTCTTTAAACCCCGCCTTAGACGGGCTGTCCTGTGGGTTAACAAATCATGAGAAGCGTGTCACAGACCTCGGGACCAAAACTTCTCCCATGTCGCACTCCTTTGCTAATTTCCATTACCCTGGAGTACAGAATCTCAGCCGAAGTCTTATGCTGGAGAACACCGAGTGTCACAGCATTTTTGAGGAGTCACCTGAGCG TGATACTCCTGTGGAGCCACAGCATCCCATTGGCAGCGAGGCATTGTCCCAGAGTTTAGTTCTAGAGAATGAGCCAGTCACTGGAGCACAGAGTCAGGGATCGGccaaacaagagaaaaatgag cTTCGTGATTCAACAGAGCAGTTTCAAGAATACTACAGACAAAGGCTACGTTACCAGCAGCACTTAGAACAAAAAGAGCAACAGCGGCAGTTATACCAGCAGATGTTGCTGGAAGGTGGTGTAAATCAAGAAGATGGACCTGACCAGCAACAGAATCTTACTGAGCAGTTTCTTAACAG GTCTATCCAGAAGCTAGGAGAATTAAATATAGGTATGGACAGTCTTGGAAATGATGTGCAAACACTTAGCCAGCAATGCAATGGGAGCAAAGGGAATGCATCTACCAGTCTAGCAAGTAACGTTACATCAGATGCTGCTCAGAGGATGCCGACTGATGGCCAAAGTGTCAGCACAAGCACTCCTCGAAAGCATGGATCAGCTAATCAGATACCCTTTCCTGAAGAGTCACCTGTGCAGGGGAATCAAAT TGTGTCAGAACATGCTGTCGCTCAGCCACAGTTGGAGGACTCTTCAGGGAATCTaaataggacaagaggtgatgAG GATGACAAATCAAAAAAGCAGTTCATTTGCATTAATACTCTAGAAGACACACAAGCTGTCAGAGCTGTTGCCTTTCATCCCAGTGGAAGTTTATATGCTGTTGGCTCCAACTCTAAAACCTTGCGAGTGTGTGCCTACCCAGAGGTAATTGACCCAAG tGCTTATAATACTCCTAAGCAACCAGTAGTTCGCTTCAAAAGGAATAAGCATCATAAAGGATCGATCTACTGTGTGGCCTGGAGTCCCTGTGGACAGTTGCTGGCTACTGGTTCTAATGATAAATATGTGAAAGTACTGCCTTTTAATGCTGAAACATGCAATGCAACAG GTCCAGATTTGGAGTTCAGCATGCATGATGGGACAATCAGAGATCTTGCTTTTATGGAAGGACCAGAAAGTGGTGGTGCTATCTTAAtaagtgctggagcaggggaCTGTAATATATATACAACAGATTGTCAGAGGGGGCAAGGTCTGCATGCTTTAAGTGGTCACACAG gtcATATTTTAGCACTTTATACGTGGAGTGGCTGGATGATCGCATCTGGATCCCAAGACAAGACTGTAAGATTCTGGGATCTGAGAGTACCAAGTTGTGTTCGTGTTGTGGGAACAACGTTTCATGGAACAG GAAGTGCTGTAGCCTCAGTAGCTGTTGATCCTAGCGGTCGTCTCCTGGCTACAGGACAAGAGGACTCCAGCTGCATGTTGTATGATATTCGAGGAGGGCGAATGGTCCAAAGCTATCATCCTCACGCGAGTGATGTTCGTTCTGTGCGCTTCTCTCCAGGGGCTCACTACTTGCTCACAGGATCTTATGACATGAAAATAAAGGTGACAGACTTGCAAG GAGACCTCACAAAGCAGCTTCCTCTTATGGTGGTAGGAGAGCACAAGGACAAAGTTATTCAGTGCAGATGGCATACACAAGATCTTTCCTTCTTGTCATCGTCAGCAGACAGAACTGTAACCCTTTGGACCTACAACGGCTAG